The Procambarus clarkii isolate CNS0578487 chromosome 64, FALCON_Pclarkii_2.0, whole genome shotgun sequence genome includes a window with the following:
- the LOC138354663 gene encoding uncharacterized protein DDB_G0290685-like, producing the protein MMPTVGARGVMVEVIVVVVVTLGYRGGDCRDLAVVSGETLHLKAANTLPQEDLLILSTAPLPPTRVTVTGIVGVQRPAVGSRDLQWGRETYSGVERPTVGSRDLQWGRETYSGVERPTVGSRDLQWGRETYSGVERPTVGSRDLQWGRETYSGVERPTVGSRDLQWGRETYSGVERPTVGSRDLQWGRETYSGVERPTVGSRDLQWGRETYSGVERPTVGSRDLQWGRETYSGVERPTVGSRDLQWGRETYSGVERPTVGSRDLQWGRETYSGVERPTVGSRDLQWGRETYSGVERPTVGSRDLQWGRETYSGVERPTVGSRDLQWGRETYSGVERPTVGSRDLQWGRETYSGVERPTVGSRDLQWGRETLQWGRETHSGVERPTVGSRDPQWGRETHSGVERPTVGSRDPQWGRETHSGVERPTVGSRDPQWGRETHSGVERPTVGSRDPQWGRETHSGVERPTVGSRDPQWGRETHSGVERPTVGSRDPQWGSRDRQWGSRDRQWGSRDRQWGSRDRQWGSRDRQWGSRDRQWGSRDRQWGSRDRQWGSRDRQWGRETDSGGRETDSGGRETDSGGRETDSGVERPTVGSRDRGHTPRVKGEATPLYHRGGCYINDGTATLTNPKLYAVDLHSGLFIRQNLSVKVSLNHLLNVGKVPGLHKAQPVLANLISQY; encoded by the exons ATGATGCCAACAGTAGGTGCTCGAGGCGTGATGGTAGAG GTTATCGTGGTTGTCGTTGTCACCTTGGGCTATCGTGGTGGTGACTGCCGAGATCTTGCGGTGGTCTCAGGTGAGACCCTCCACCTTAAGGCTGCTAATACCCTTCCTCAAGAAGACCTTCTTATACTTAGTACGGCTCCCCTCCCGCCCACCAGGGTCACCGTGACCGGCATTGTGGGGGTCCAGAGGCCGGCAGTGGGGTCGAGAGACCTACAGTGGGGTCGAGAGACCTACAGTGGGGTCGAGAGACCTACAGTGGGGTCGAGAGACCTACAGTGGGGTCGAGAGACCTACAGTGGGGTCGAGAGACCTACAGTGGGGTCGAGAGACCTACAGTGGGGTCGAGAGACCTACAGTGGGGTCGAGAGACCTACAGTGGGGTCGAGAGACCTACAGTGGGGTCGAGAGACCTACAGTGGGGTCGAGAGACCTACAGTGGGGTCGAGAGACCTACAGTGGGGTCGAGAGACCTACAGTGGGGTCGAGAGACCTACAGTGGGGTCGAGAGACCTACAGTGGGGTCGAGAGACCTACAGTGGGGTCGAGAGACCTACAGTGGGGTCGAGAGACCTACAGTGGGGTCGAGAGACCTACAGTGGGGTCGAGAGACCTACAGTGGGGTCGAGAGACCTACAGTGGGGTCGAGAGACCTACAGTGGGGTCGAGAGACCTACAGTGGGGTCGAGAGACCTACAGTGGGGTCGAGAGACCTACAGTGGGGTCGAGAGACCTACAGTGGGGTCGAGAGACCTACAGTGGGGTCGAGAGACCTACAGTGGGGTCGAGAGACCTACAGTGGGGTCGAGAGACCTACAGTGGGGTCGAGAGACCTACAGTGGGGTCGAGAGACCTACAGTGGGGTCGAGAGACCTACAGTGGGGTCGAGAGACCTACAGTGGGGTCGAGAGACCTACAGTGGGGTCGAGAGACCTACAGTGGGGTCGAGAGACCTACAGTGGGGTCGAGAGACCTACAGTGGGGTCGAGAGACCTACAGTGGGGTCGAGAGACCTACAGTGGGGTCGAGAGACCTACAGTGGGGTCGAGAGACCTACAGTGGGGTCGAGAGACCCTACAGTGGGGTCGAGAGACCCACAGTGGGGTCGAGAGACCCACAGTGGGGTCGAGAGACCCACAGTGGGGTCGAGAGACCCACAGTGGGGTCGAGAGACCCACAGTGGGGTCGAGAGACCCACAGTGGGGTCGAGAGACCCACAGTGGGGTCGAGAGACCCACAGTGGGGTCGAGAGACCCACAGTGGGGTCGAGAGACCCACAGTGGGGTCGAGAGACCCACAGTGGGGTCGAGAGACCCACAGTGGGGTCGAGAGACCCACAGTGGGGTCGAGAGACCCACAGTGGGGTCGAGAGACCCACAGTGGGGTCGAGAGACCCACAGTGGGGTCGAGAGACCCACAGTGGGGTCGAGAGACCCACAGTGGGGGTCCAGAGACCGACAGTGGGGGTCCAGAGACCGACAGTGGGGGTCCAGAGACCGACAGTGGGGGTCCAGAGACCGACAGTGGGGGTCCAGAGACCGACAGTGGGGGTCCAGAGACCGACAGTGGGGGTCCAGAGACCGACAGTGGGGGTCCAGAGACCGACAGTGGGGGTCCAGAGACCGACAGTGGGGTCGAGAGACCGACAGTGGGGGTCGAGAGACCGACAGTGGGGGTCGAGAGACCGACAGTGGGGGTCGAGAGACCGACAGTGGGGTCGAGAGACCTACAGTGGGGTCGAGAGACCGAGGCCACACACCACGGGTGAAGGGGGAAGCAACACCCTTGTACCACAGAGGCGGGTGCTACATAAATGATGGGACTGCCACACTCACTAACCCCAAGTTATACGCCGTGGACCTGCACTCAGGCCTGTTTATACGGCAAAATCTGTCGGTGAAAGTGAGTCTCAACCACCTCCTTAATGTTGGTAAAGTTCCCGGCCTCCACAaggctcaacccgttctcgcaaatttaataagtcaatattga
- the LOC138354664 gene encoding zinc finger CCCH domain-containing protein 13-like, translating into MIDVYTVVAGLHERIQQLGTRARDTESERHRARDTESERDRARDTESERHRERETQRARDTESERHGERETRRARDTESERHGERETRRGRDTESERHGERETRRARDTESERHGERETRRARDTESERHGERETRRARDTESQRDGEPERRRARETESQRDGEPERRRARETESERDGERERRRERERRRARETESERDGERERARETESERDRERERQRARDKRARDKRARDKRARDKRARDKRARDKRARDKRARDKRARDKRARDKRARDKRATDKRATDKRATDKRARDGERETESERRRARDGERETERAGNPTAKHLEIRRNSCHKNRLISNPIETRSYTRYISSSGSLQNYMLPRKPI; encoded by the exons ATGATTGATGTATATACTGTTGTAGCGGGTCTACATGAGAGAATACAACAATTAGGCACGAGAGCGAGAGacacagagagcgagagacacagagcgagagacacagagagcgagagagacagagcgagagacacagagagcgagagacacagagagcgagagacacagagagcgagagacacgGAGAGCGAGAGACACGGAGAGCGAGAGACACGGAGAGCGAGAGACACGGAGAGCGAGAGACACGGAGAGCGAGAGACACGGAGAGGGAGAGACACGGAGAGCGAGAGACACGGAGAGCGAGAGACACGGAGAGCGAGAGACACGGAGAGCGAGAGACACGGAGAGCGAGAGACACGGAGAGCGAGAGACACGGAGAGCGAGAGACACGGAGAGCGAGAGACACGGAGAGCCAGAGACACGGAGAGCCAGAGAGACGGAGAGCCAGAGAGACGGAGAGCCAGAGAGACGGAGAGCCAGAGAGACGGAGAGCCAGAGAGACGGAGAGCCAGAGAgacggagagcgagagagacggagagcgagagagacggaga gagcgagagagacggagagcgagagagacggagagcgagagagacggagagcgagag agagcgagagagacagagagcgagagagacagagagcgagagagacagagagcgagagacaagAGAGCGAGAGACAAGAGAGCGAGAGACAAGAGAGCGAGAGACAAGAGAGCGAGAGACAAGAGAGCGAGAGACAAGAGAGCGAGAGACAAGAGAGCGAGAGACAAGAGAGCGAGAGACAAGAGAGCGAGAGACAAGAGAGCGAGAGACAAGAGAGCGACAGACAAGAGAGCGACAGACAAGAGAGCGACAGACAAGAGAGCGAGAGACGGAGAGCGAGAGACGGAGAGCGAGAGACGGAGAGCGAGAGacggagagcgagagacagagagagcaggAAATCCCACGGCTAAACACTTAGAAATAAGAAGAAATTCCTGCCACAAAAATCGCTTGATTTCAAATCCTATTGAAACCAGATCCTACACACGTTACATATCCTCCTCTGGATCATTACAAAATTATATGCTGCCCAGGAAGCCCATATGA